One genomic window of Piliocolobus tephrosceles isolate RC106 chromosome 19, ASM277652v3, whole genome shotgun sequence includes the following:
- the XPNPEP3 gene encoding xaa-Pro aminopeptidase 3 isoform X4, whose protein sequence is MPWLLSAPKLVLAVANIRGLSGSHFVAQAGVQWRDLSILQPMSPRLKQSYQLPE, encoded by the exons ATGCCTTGGCTGCTCTCAGCCCCCAAGCTGGTTCTCGCTGTAGCAAACATCCGCGGTCTCT cggggtctcactttgtcgcccaggctggagtgcagtggcgtgatctcagtatACTGCAACctatgtctcccaggctcaagcagtcctaccagcttcctgagtag
- the DNAJB7 gene encoding dnaJ homolog subfamily B member 7 — translation MVDYYEVLGVQRYASPEDIKKAYHKVALKWHPDKNPENKEAAERKFKEVAEAYEVLSNDEKRDIYDKYGKEGLNGGGSHFDDECQYGFTFHKPDDVFKEILHERDPFSFHFFEDSLEDLLNRSKSSYGNGNRDAGSFFSTSSEYPIFEKFSSYDTGYTSQGSSWGHEGLTSFSSLAFDDSGMDNYISITTSDKIVNGRNINTKKIIESDQEREAEDNGELTFFPVNSVADEEGFAEGCSWRRQSLNNYYSPKSHSSKHASQRTFVDNDEGGTSWVTSNRDPPTFSAGVKEGGKKKKKKCKEVRKKSTKRNC, via the coding sequence ATGGTGGATTACTATGAAGTTCTAGGAGTGCAAAGATATGCTTCGCCTGAGGACATTAAAAAAGCTTATCATAAAGTGGCACTTAAATGGCACCCTgataaaaatccagaaaataaagaagcagcagagagaaaattcaaagaaGTAGCTGAGGCATACGAGGTATTATCAAATGATGAAAAACGGGACATTTATGATAAATATGGCAAAGAAGGATTAAATGGAGGTGGAAGTCATTTTGATGATGAATGTCAGTATGGCTTCACATTCCATAAGCCAgatgatgtttttaaagaaattttgcaTGAAAGGGatccattttcttttcacttctttgAAGACTCGCTTGAGGACCTGTTAAATCGTTCAAAAAGCTCCTATGGAAACGGAAACAGAGACGCAGGATCCTTTTTCTCTACCTCCAGTGAATATCcaatttttgagaaattttcttCATATGATACAGGATATACATCACAGGGTTCATCATGGGGGCATGAAGGCcttacttctttctcttccctggcTTTTGATGATAGTGGAATGGACAACTACATATCTATTACAACTTCAGACAAAATTGTTAATGgcagaaatattaatacaaagaaaattattgaaagtGATCAAGAAAGAGAAGCTGAAGATAATGGAGAGTTGACCTTTTTTCCTGTAAATAGTGTGGCCGATGAAGAGGGCTTTGCAGAAGGATGCAGCTGGAGAAGACAGTCATTGAACAACTACTATTCACCAAAGTCTCACAGCTCCAAACATGCATCTCAACGTACTTTTGTGGACAATGATGAGGGAGGTACATCTTGGGTTACCAGCAACCGGGATCCCCCTACTTTCTCAGCAGGAGTCAAAGAGGgtggtaagaagaaaaaaaagaagtgtaaagAGGTGCGAAAGAAGTCTACCAAAAGGAATTGTTAA